The Manihot esculenta cultivar AM560-2 chromosome 1, M.esculenta_v8, whole genome shotgun sequence genome has a window encoding:
- the LOC110610926 gene encoding 50S ribosomal protein L9, with protein MAYLQYGRNALRHIIKETNLKRSDGAIHPLLYACQGARFRKLEVILTTNIEKLGKAGQTVKVAPGHFRNHLMPKLLAVPNIDKFAHLIREQRKIYQHEEEEEVKVIKETEEDKMKEYETAAKRLTNSKLTIRAIINTEKFSARATKDEPIEIRSPVTEDDIVREVARQLNVQIERDNIHLPLPLRTFGEHEVQLRLPKSIPLPEGKVNWTLTVKIRGK; from the exons ATGGCTTATCTTCAATATGGTAGAAATGCCTTACGGCATATTATcaaagaaactaaccttaagaGGTCTGATGGTGCTATACATCCACTTCTCTATGCTTGCCAGGGAGCTCGATTCAGAAAGTTAGAAGTTATTCTTACAACG AACATAGAAAAGCTCGGGAAAGCTGGTCAGACAGTTAAGGTTGCTCCTGGGCATTTTCGCAACCACCTCATGCCCAAATTGCTTGCTGTTCCTAATATTGACAAGTTTGCCCATCTTATCAGGGAGCAGCGCAAG ATTTATCAacatgaggaagaagaagaagttaaaGTAATTAAAGAGACTGAGGAAGATAAGATGAAAGAATATGAAACAGCAGCAAAACGTTTAACTAATTCCAAGCTG ACAATTAGGGCAATCATCAATACTGAAAAATTCAGTGCTCGCGCAACAAAAGATGAGCCCATAGAAATTCGTTCACCAGTAACAGAGGATGACATTGTGAGAGAG GTTGCAAGGCAGCTTAATGTGCAAATTGAGCGGGATAATATACATCTTCCATTGCCTTTGCGCACTTTTGGAGAACATGAAGTTCAACTACGCTTGCCTAAGTCTATCCCATTGCCAGAGGGGAAGGTTAACTGGACTCTTACCGTTAAAATCCGGGGTAAATAA
- the LOC110616883 gene encoding 50S ribosomal protein L7/L12: MRNLRFISPHLSRFRKTLFQNPTRSLPKTYVFTRHFTSTCQESSPPVPSEKLSALVDEISQLTLLEISDLTEVLRNKLDIKEMPVMAVMMPGMGFSGMKGVSKGGAGAASKGEEKVEKTVFDVKLEGFDAAAKIKVIKEVRGFTDLGLKEAKDLVEKAPTLLKKGVTKEEAEKIMEKMKGVGAKVSME, from the coding sequence ATGAGGAATTTGCGATTTATATCTCCGCATTTATCAAGGTTCCGCAAAACCCTCTTTCAAAACCCTACAAGATCACTACCCAAAACCTATGTTTTCACTCGTCACTTCACTTCCACTTGTCAAGAATCTAGCCCACCTGTTCCATCGGAGAAACTCTCGGCCCTCGTCGATGAAATCTCCCAACTAACGCTTCTCGAAATCTCTGACCTAACCGAGGTCCTTCGAAACAAGTTAGATATCAAGGAGATGCCGGTAATGGCTGTAATGATGCCCGGAATGGGGTTCAGTGGCATGAAGGGCGTTTCCAAGGGAGGGGCAGGTGCCGCTTCCAAGGGAGAGGAGAAGGTGGAGAAAACGGTGTTCGATGTGAAGCTTGAAGGGTTTGATGCCGCCGCGAAGATCAAGGTCATTAAGGAAGTTAGAGGGTTTACAGATTTGGGGCTGAAGGAGGCGAAGGACTTGGTGGAGAAGGCTCCCACGCTGTTGAAGAAAGGAGTAACGAAAGAGGAGGCTGAGAAAATTATGGAGAAAATGAAAGGGGTTGGCGCCAAAGTCAGCATGGAGTGA